A single region of the Desulfobaccales bacterium genome encodes:
- a CDS encoding L,D-transpeptidase — protein MRNFLYFLCVLLLVVAGAGCGGGLGKPETATLETPLPDYEQQQTTLTPEQKYIAQVLTKKGYDSNRDKPTVIVVHKLSRKLVIYRGLTPLKTYPVVLGNDPLNDKLCQGDACTPEGVYGVRAKYPHPKWDSFIWLDYPNTQNWLKFAKAKKTGRIPPEADIGGQVGIHGTEDPSRNITGQNWTKGCISLLNKDLEEIYPMVNDKTLVIITRQ, from the coding sequence ATGCGTAACTTTTTATACTTTCTGTGCGTGTTGCTCCTGGTGGTGGCAGGCGCAGGGTGCGGCGGGGGCTTGGGGAAGCCCGAAACCGCAACCCTGGAGACGCCGCTGCCAGATTATGAACAACAACAAACCACGCTTACGCCGGAACAAAAGTATATTGCGCAAGTGTTAACCAAGAAAGGGTACGACAGTAATCGCGATAAGCCCACGGTCATCGTCGTCCATAAGCTCAGCCGCAAACTCGTTATTTACCGGGGCCTGACCCCGCTCAAAACCTATCCCGTGGTCCTGGGAAATGATCCGTTAAACGATAAGTTATGCCAGGGAGATGCTTGTACCCCGGAAGGCGTGTATGGGGTCCGGGCCAAGTACCCTCATCCCAAGTGGGATAGTTTCATCTGGTTGGATTATCCCAACACGCAGAACTGGCTCAAGTTCGCCAAAGCCAAAAAGACTGGACGTATCCCTCCGGAGGCGGACATCGGTGGCCAAGTCGGCATTCACGGAACTGAAGACCCGTCCCGAAACATTACCGGACAAAACTGGACCAAAGGGTGCATCTCTTTACTTAACAAAGATCTGGAAGAGATCTACCCCATGGTGAATGATAAAACTCTGGTCATTATCACCAGGCAATAA
- the kdsA gene encoding 3-deoxy-8-phosphooctulonate synthase — MSGKVLISDFMVGNGDLVMIAGPCVIESADATLHIARTLKDYAQELNLPLIFKSSYDKANRTSVTSFRGPGLQQGLEILARVKDEVGLPVISDVHQVADVAPAAEVLDVLQIPAFLCRQTDLLVAAAQTGKVVNIKKGQFMAPWDMGQAVDKVFAAGNRRVLLTERGATFGYNNLVVDFRSLPIMRGLGCPVVLDVTHSVQLPGGQGTCSGGQREYIPLLARAGVAAGVDALFMEVHPDPDAALCDGPNSLLLSEVLPLWRKLAALHRTIQEQG, encoded by the coding sequence ATGAGCGGCAAAGTTCTCATTTCTGATTTCATGGTTGGAAACGGCGATTTAGTCATGATCGCCGGGCCCTGCGTCATCGAGTCCGCAGACGCCACCCTGCACATCGCCCGGACTTTGAAGGACTATGCGCAGGAGCTTAACCTGCCGCTGATCTTCAAATCCTCCTACGATAAGGCCAATCGCACCTCGGTCACCTCCTTTCGGGGGCCGGGCCTGCAACAAGGCCTGGAAATCCTGGCCCGGGTGAAAGACGAAGTGGGTCTGCCGGTGATCTCCGACGTGCATCAGGTGGCGGACGTCGCGCCCGCGGCTGAAGTCTTGGATGTCCTCCAGATTCCGGCCTTTCTCTGCCGCCAGACCGATCTGCTGGTGGCCGCAGCGCAAACCGGCAAGGTGGTAAATATCAAAAAAGGCCAGTTTATGGCTCCCTGGGACATGGGCCAGGCGGTGGACAAGGTTTTTGCCGCCGGCAATCGGCGGGTGCTCCTGACCGAGCGGGGCGCCACGTTCGGCTATAACAACCTGGTGGTGGATTTTCGCAGCCTCCCCATTATGCGGGGCCTGGGCTGCCCCGTGGTCCTGGACGTAACCCACAGCGTCCAGTTGCCCGGCGGCCAGGGCACCTGCTCCGGCGGCCAACGGGAGTATATCCCCCTGCTCGCCCGAGCCGGGGTGGCCGCGGGGGTGGATGCCCTATTCATGGAGGTCCATCCCGACCCCGACGCGGCCCTCTGCGACGGTCCCAATTCCCTGCTATTGTCCGAGGTCCTACCCTTGTGGCGGAAACTTGCGGCCCTACATCGTACCATTCAAGAGCAGGGTTAA
- a CDS encoding NYN domain-containing protein, with translation MHLIVDGYNVIRQSPQLQLLDAMDLQAGREALLELLAQYRSRSHHRITVVFDGWQHGDLQESRDQHQGILIIYSRRGERADEVIKRLLHQERERALVVTSDREIQVCAEHVKASWIHAGQFELSYLHPTAARDHEGEADPSATRGTHKKGPARRLSKLQRQLQKRLKKL, from the coding sequence ATGCATCTCATCGTTGATGGCTATAACGTAATTCGTCAATCTCCCCAGTTGCAGCTCCTGGATGCCATGGACCTGCAAGCCGGCCGGGAAGCCTTATTAGAGTTGTTGGCCCAGTATCGAAGTCGGTCCCACCACCGGATTACCGTGGTCTTTGACGGCTGGCAGCACGGCGACCTGCAAGAAAGCCGGGACCAACATCAGGGCATTTTGATTATCTATTCCCGTCGCGGGGAGCGGGCCGATGAAGTCATCAAACGGTTGCTGCACCAGGAACGGGAGCGGGCCCTGGTGGTCACCTCGGATCGGGAAATCCAGGTGTGCGCCGAACACGTGAAGGCTTCCTGGATCCATGCCGGACAATTTGAGTTGTCTTATCTTCACCCAACCGCCGCCCGTGACCACGAGGGCGAGGCCGACCCATCCGCCACCCGAGGCACCCACAAAAAGGGGCCGGCCCGGCGCTTATCCAAACTCCAACGCCAACTCCAAAAACGCTTGAAAAAGCTTTAA
- the lptC gene encoding LPS export ABC transporter periplasmic protein LptC — protein sequence MKNMVGRGPSTWSRKRWLWVLGTVIVLGLGAWGLFGNKPPPPPPKPAQVKTPRMEGLSLTEIHEGDKRWVLEAKKADFHPDLATVSISGVRVEFFGPGEDIRVKADDGLFNTKTRVLTLKGHVEMRRGDLTIETIEATYLPDERVLLAPQDVVIMEPSLRVEGKELRVELAAKKLIMAQHRLTELKVRDWRVKP from the coding sequence ATGAAAAATATGGTAGGCAGGGGACCGTCAACCTGGAGCCGCAAAAGGTGGCTCTGGGTACTGGGAACCGTAATAGTATTAGGACTGGGCGCCTGGGGACTCTTCGGCAATAAACCGCCGCCGCCGCCTCCCAAACCCGCCCAGGTTAAGACTCCTCGGATGGAGGGCCTCTCCCTTACCGAGATTCATGAAGGCGACAAGCGCTGGGTCCTGGAGGCCAAGAAGGCGGATTTTCATCCGGACCTGGCTACGGTCAGCATCAGCGGCGTGCGGGTGGAATTCTTCGGTCCCGGCGAAGACATCCGGGTCAAAGCCGATGATGGCCTGTTCAATACCAAAACCCGGGTCTTGACCCTGAAGGGACATGTCGAGATGCGACGCGGCGATCTGACGATTGAGACCATTGAAGCCACCTATCTCCCCGACGAGCGGGTCCTGCTCGCGCCCCAGGATGTGGTGATCATGGAACCGAGCCTAAGGGTGGAAGGCAAGGAGTTGCGGGTGGAACTGGCCGCAAAAAAGCTCATTATGGCTCAGCACCGCCTCACCGAATTAAAGGTCCGGGATTGGAGGGTCAAGCCGTGA
- a CDS encoding LptA/OstA family protein translates to MKPHRFLISAGFLLVCLMDLSLGYGAPPKPPATEKEIPLRITATRLEADQKEGVIIFSGQVKSLYGESTLYSDKLLVYLKKEPAKPKAAAKPPQEPAEQSPLGDLGAGKIDRIVAKGQVRFVQADRVATGDEAIYYKDKDEVVLRGNPQLWQAENTLKGERIVFNLKTNKVLVESSPQRRVEALLYSKGSPEGKTNLPFSPKTTKGRQP, encoded by the coding sequence GTGAAGCCCCACCGTTTTTTGATATCCGCCGGATTCCTCCTGGTGTGCCTCATGGATTTGTCCCTGGGTTATGGCGCTCCGCCCAAACCCCCGGCCACGGAGAAAGAAATACCGCTGCGCATCACCGCCACCCGCCTGGAGGCCGATCAGAAAGAAGGGGTTATCATTTTCAGCGGCCAGGTAAAATCCCTGTACGGTGAATCCACCTTATACTCCGATAAATTGCTGGTCTATTTGAAGAAGGAACCGGCCAAGCCCAAAGCTGCGGCCAAGCCGCCTCAGGAACCCGCGGAGCAGTCGCCGTTGGGGGATTTGGGAGCCGGCAAAATCGACCGCATCGTGGCCAAGGGCCAGGTGCGTTTCGTACAGGCGGACCGGGTGGCCACCGGCGACGAGGCCATTTACTATAAGGACAAAGATGAGGTGGTGCTCCGGGGCAACCCCCAGTTATGGCAGGCCGAAAATACCCTGAAGGGGGAACGGATCGTTTTCAACCTCAAGACCAATAAGGTGCTGGTGGAAAGTTCACCCCAGCGCCGTGTGGAAGCCTTGCTCTACTCCAAGGGGAGCCCCGAAGGTAAAACCAACCTGCCTTTTAGCCCTAAGACCACGAAGGGACGCCAACCTTAG
- a CDS encoding restriction endonuclease — protein MSNHKGSQFVRFFKPIIEVLQETGGSGTAAEVIDHVIEKMGIPESEQEVTLKGGQSRVRNQIQWARFYLASAGYIDSSKRGVWSLTEKGLSTDAMAFDSFGIFKAVHKSFTKGKKPKDLSKPPAGELEEEVEPPDHRTNLLNLIKSLPPSGFERLSQRLLRESGFQKVAVTGKTGDGGIDGVGILQVNAFVSFNVLFQCKRYQGAVTPSQVRDFRGAMMGRADKGIIITTGTFTLEAKKEARRDGAPPIELVDGDVLVQMFEQLQLGLIPRTTFDVDEKFFDDFKK, from the coding sequence ATGAGCAATCATAAGGGGTCTCAGTTTGTTCGTTTCTTTAAGCCCATCATTGAAGTCCTCCAAGAGACAGGGGGATCAGGAACAGCTGCTGAAGTCATTGATCATGTTATCGAAAAAATGGGCATACCGGAATCAGAACAAGAGGTGACACTTAAAGGTGGGCAATCACGCGTTCGTAATCAAATTCAATGGGCTCGATTTTATTTAGCAAGCGCGGGTTATATAGATTCTTCAAAACGCGGCGTCTGGAGCCTCACTGAAAAAGGGCTATCCACTGATGCCATGGCCTTTGATTCCTTTGGGATATTTAAAGCAGTCCATAAGAGTTTTACAAAGGGGAAGAAACCCAAAGACCTAAGCAAACCTCCCGCTGGGGAATTAGAAGAGGAAGTTGAACCTCCGGATCATCGAACCAATTTATTAAACCTCATTAAATCACTGCCACCTAGCGGATTTGAACGCCTCAGCCAAAGATTATTGAGAGAATCCGGTTTTCAGAAGGTAGCTGTTACGGGAAAAACAGGTGACGGAGGAATAGATGGCGTAGGTATTCTGCAGGTGAATGCCTTTGTGAGTTTTAATGTTCTGTTCCAATGTAAACGCTATCAGGGGGCAGTAACCCCATCGCAGGTAAGAGATTTCCGAGGAGCAATGATGGGGAGAGCCGACAAAGGCATCATCATTACCACTGGAACATTCACTCTTGAAGCCAAGAAAGAGGCTCGGAGAGATGGAGCGCCACCGATAGAATTAGTGGACGGAGACGTACTGGTACAAATGTTTGAGCAGCTGCAACTCGGTCTTATTCCAAGAACCACATTTGACGTAGACGAAAAATTCTTTGATGATTTTAAGAAATGA
- a CDS encoding HAD hydrolase family protein has protein sequence MNSHDYPPEVWQRSQAIRLLILDIDGVLTDGRLYFDAKGETLKVFHVRDGHGIKMAQRGGIEVAMVSGRRSDAAFHRARELGISRFYEGVRDKVAILEELLAALNLAPAEVAAVGDDLVDLPLFHRVGLGVAVADAVPEVRAAAHWVTSLPGGTGAVREVCDLLLKARGKWAELLSPWLGP, from the coding sequence ATGAATTCTCACGATTATCCCCCGGAAGTATGGCAGCGCTCCCAAGCCATCCGCCTGCTGATCCTGGACATCGACGGGGTTCTCACTGACGGGCGCCTCTATTTCGATGCCAAAGGCGAAACTCTTAAGGTCTTTCACGTCCGGGACGGCCACGGCATCAAGATGGCCCAGCGGGGTGGCATCGAGGTGGCGATGGTCTCGGGCCGCCGCTCCGACGCCGCGTTTCACCGGGCCCGGGAGCTGGGAATCAGCCGCTTCTATGAGGGCGTCCGGGATAAAGTCGCCATTTTGGAAGAACTCCTGGCGGCCCTGAATCTGGCCCCGGCTGAGGTGGCCGCAGTGGGCGACGACCTGGTGGACCTGCCCCTGTTCCACCGTGTGGGGCTTGGAGTGGCGGTGGCCGATGCCGTCCCGGAGGTTAGGGCTGCGGCCCATTGGGTCACCTCACTTCCGGGCGGCACCGGCGCGGTCCGCGAAGTCTGCGATTTGCTCCTGAAGGCCCGGGGCAAGTGGGCAGAACTCCTGAGCCCGTGGCTGGGGCCGTAA
- a CDS encoding CTP synthase, producing the protein MKTKIIFITGGVLSSLGKGVAAAAIGALLEARGLRVTFQKLDPYINVDPGTMNPFQHGEVYVTEDGAETDLDLGHYERYTGVTLGQEHNFTSGRIYYNVITKERRGDYLGGTVQVIPHITDEIKQSIMKIAPTADVAIIEIGGTVGDIESLPFLEAIRQLKGDLGKENVCYIHLTLVPFIKTAGEVKTKPTQHSVKELRSIGIQPDILLCRTEKILSKDIKAKIALFCNVEPGAVITAQDVANIYEIPLLFHQEGLDERLIESLNIWTRAPRLEVWQKLVDRIKNPKDRVEIGIVGKYVDLRESYKSLHEALVHGGLANEVQVALTYIDSERVEREGAEGLLGHLHGILVPGGFGVRGVEGKILAIRYAREQKIPYFGICFGMQLAVVEFARHLANISGATSEEFLPEAEHPVIYLMREWYDYRKDAIIRRDQAADKGGTMRLGSYPCVLTEGSLAGTAYTETKIMERHRHRYEFNNQYRDQLKEAGLVISGTSPNGELVEIIELRDHPWFLGCQFHPEFKSRPLAPHPLFRDYIKACLEYKRSLPHPGGEI; encoded by the coding sequence GTGAAAACTAAAATCATTTTCATCACGGGTGGGGTGCTGTCCTCGTTGGGCAAGGGGGTGGCGGCGGCGGCTATTGGCGCCTTATTGGAAGCCCGGGGGCTGAGGGTCACTTTCCAAAAACTGGACCCCTATATCAACGTGGACCCCGGCACCATGAACCCCTTCCAGCACGGCGAGGTTTACGTCACCGAAGACGGCGCGGAAACCGACCTGGATTTGGGGCATTACGAGCGTTACACCGGGGTCACCCTGGGCCAGGAGCACAACTTCACTTCGGGCCGCATCTACTATAACGTCATTACCAAGGAGCGGCGCGGGGACTACCTCGGCGGCACCGTCCAGGTCATCCCCCATATCACCGACGAAATCAAGCAATCCATCATGAAGATCGCGCCCACGGCGGATGTGGCCATCATCGAGATCGGCGGCACCGTGGGCGATATCGAGAGCCTGCCCTTCCTGGAGGCCATTCGCCAACTCAAGGGCGACCTGGGCAAAGAAAACGTCTGCTACATTCACCTGACCCTGGTGCCGTTTATCAAAACCGCAGGCGAGGTCAAGACCAAACCGACCCAACACAGCGTCAAGGAATTGCGCTCCATCGGTATCCAGCCCGATATCCTCCTGTGCCGTACCGAAAAGATCCTCAGTAAGGACATCAAGGCCAAGATCGCCCTCTTCTGTAATGTCGAGCCGGGTGCGGTGATCACCGCCCAGGATGTGGCTAACATTTACGAAATTCCCTTATTGTTTCACCAGGAGGGTCTGGACGAGCGCCTCATTGAGAGCCTCAATATCTGGACCCGGGCTCCCCGACTGGAAGTCTGGCAAAAACTGGTGGACCGCATCAAAAACCCCAAGGACCGGGTGGAAATCGGGATCGTAGGCAAGTACGTGGACCTGCGGGAATCCTACAAGAGCCTCCACGAGGCCCTGGTGCATGGCGGCCTGGCCAATGAAGTCCAGGTGGCGTTGACCTATATCGACTCAGAAAGGGTGGAGCGGGAAGGCGCCGAAGGTCTCCTGGGCCACCTCCACGGGATCCTGGTGCCCGGAGGCTTCGGGGTTCGGGGGGTGGAGGGCAAGATCCTGGCTATCCGCTACGCCCGGGAACAGAAAATCCCCTATTTCGGCATCTGCTTCGGCATGCAATTGGCGGTGGTGGAGTTTGCCCGGCATTTGGCCAATATTAGCGGCGCTACCAGCGAAGAGTTCCTCCCCGAGGCCGAGCACCCGGTGATCTACCTGATGCGGGAGTGGTATGATTACCGCAAGGACGCCATCATCCGCCGGGACCAGGCCGCGGACAAAGGCGGCACCATGCGTCTGGGAAGCTACCCCTGCGTCCTCACGGAAGGCTCCCTGGCCGGGACGGCCTATACGGAAACCAAGATCATGGAACGGCATCGCCACCGTTACGAGTTTAACAACCAGTACCGGGACCAGCTCAAGGAGGCCGGCCTGGTCATCAGCGGCACTTCCCCCAACGGCGAGTTAGTGGAGATCATCGAATTGCGGGACCACCCCTGGTTCCTGGGGTGCCAGTTCCACCCGGAATTCAAGTCCCGGCCCCTGGCCCCCCACCCTCTGTTCCGGGACTACATCAAGGCCTGCCTGGAATACAAACGCAGCCTGCCTCACCCCGGCGGGGAGATATGA